A part of Onthophagus taurus isolate NC chromosome 7, IU_Otau_3.0, whole genome shotgun sequence genomic DNA contains:
- the LOC111416677 gene encoding uncharacterized protein, whose amino-acid sequence MKYIYLTLLLTPIIAWRLNNLDCTESKTNLKEACDPSDYTTYIDCVKRQKRDTDCSNDCSQCECEECSYGGCSETCNNCCSSNCDNCDCNQCSNSGCSDNCNSCCHTQQTCQTHYCCYRTCHSACSNSDCRRSCRKSCEDKVDGKSGHQSSSQNTTTHIKTILEVYNEINNTNEIHIPVDVNTTSFNNITVLTSQRGNHGTYYGGDYQRFIQTINQPDITPNTPNPYPNSYPNSFPYSIPYQIPFPQPDSTPCCTIATPRQCVPQQRIPYINCFYQTQRVCNNVCQSNQVIHPYVEEVCDEGINSGCQNEVFYSAQQRPMCAFGRNWPYFGCGVPQYPCSGCYESQFDTSRCPDFCNNYGGM is encoded by the coding sequence ATGAAGTACATTTACTTAACGCTCCTATTAACACCGATAATCGCGTGgagattaaataatttagattGTACAGAATCTAAAACTAACTTAAAAGAAGCATGCGACCCTTCGGATTATACGACATACATTGATTGTGTTAAAAGGCAAAAAAGAGACACGGATTGTTCTAACGATTGTAGTCAATGCGAATGTGAGGAATGTTCTTATGGTGGATGTTCCGAAACGTGTAATAATTGCTGTTCTTCAAACTGCGATAATTGTGACTGCAATCAATGTTCTAATAGTGGTTGTAGTGACAACTGTAACAGTTGTTGCCACACCCAACAAACCTGCCAAACTCACTATTGTTGTTATAGAACATGCCATTCCGCATGTTCAAACAGCGATTGTAGGAGAAGTTGTAGAAAATCATGCGAAGATAAAGTAGATGGAAAATCCGGACATCAATCTAGTTCGCAAAACACCACAACTCACATCAAAACGATTTTAGAAGTTTATAATGAAATCAACAACACGAATGAAATTCATATCCCCGTCGATGTTAACACAAcatcttttaataacattacAGTGCTAACATCGCAACGTGGTAATCATGGAACTTATTATGGTGGTGATTATCAGAGATTTATACAAACTATAAATCAACCGGATATTACGCCTAATACGCCCAATCCTTATCCTAATTCTTATCCCAATTCTTTTCCTTACTCGATACCTTATCAGATTCCTTTCCCTCAACCAGATTCAACACCTTGTTGTACAATAGCAACCCCAAGACAATGCGTGCCACAACAAAGAATACCTTACATAAACTGTTTTTATCAAACTCAAAGGGTTTGTAATAATGTTTGTCAATCAAATCAAGTAATACATCCGTACGTGGAAGAAGTATGCGACGAAGGGATAAATTCAGGATGCCAAAATGAAGTGTTTTATTCGGCCCAACAACGTCCGATGTGCGCGTTTGGACGAAATTGGCCTTATTTTGGATGCGGGGTGCCCCAATATCCTTGTTCGGGATGTTATGAATCCCAATTTGATACTTCAAGGTGTCCggatttttgtaataattatggTGGAAtgtaa